DNA from Candidatus Binataceae bacterium:
GGCTGATCGGCAAAAGAGGGCCACGCACAGAGCACGAAGGGGTTCTGGCGCACGGTTTCCATCGGCTTGGCGAGGTTTATCGACGTGAACCGCCGCGACATCTTCGCGTCGGCCTGCTCCTCAGTGTAGTGCTGCTCGCGCCCGAAGTTCCGGAGGTTCTTGGTGAGCAGCTCGCGGCAGCGCACGCGGCCGCTATTGTCGTTCAGGTCGTTGTGCACGAGGTACGCGTAGTTGGCGTTGACACCCGGGTTCTTTTTGTCCTGGTCCTCTCGGCGGTCGCCCTGGTAGTCCTTGTCAAACACGTCGTGGTTGTACACCAGCGCATCGGTCGCACCCGGGAAAAACTCCAGGAGGAGCTTCTCCACCTCCGGATAAAACACGCGCTCCACCTCGGCCGCGTCATAAAAGTTCTTGCACTTGGACTCGCAATACCCCAGCGCAACGCCAAGCTTGTCCATGCACGCGGGGCTCGTGGGCGAGAGACCCGGGTAGTACTCTTCTATTCGTCGCGCGTCGCGCAAAACCTGAGGAAAATAGAGGCTCCGCCGCCCGATCTGCTGCTCTTCCTTGCGCAACGCTTTCGCCTCGGCCTCGCGCGCCGGATCTCGCCACAGCGCGTTGGACGAGACGATGGAGTAGGACGGCCGCTCGTAGACGGTATAGCGCAGCGGCAGCGCCACGCCCCCCTCTGGAGCTTTGATGTTGTTCGCTCGAATATATTCCAGACACTCTGACGAGCTACGAAACCCGACACCCCACTTGGTCTCGATCGGACCGGGGGGAGCTTTGTCGATCATATCGATGACCGCCTGCCCTTCCCCCGCGGCAATCAGCTCGAGCGCATCCTTCGTCGCCGCAGTCGTCCCCGCATCTCCGTCTCGATCGAGCGACATGTAGGATAACCCGCCGTTCGCAGCGAAGGGGGGTGGCTGTCCTTGTGTGAGTTGAAAAGGAGGCACATAGGCCGACGCGTCAGCCCCTGCAAGGTGGTTCTCCATGGCCTTAAACCTGTCCATAGTATGCCCCTCAGTTAGAATATTAAATCGTGGCACACAGGTTTTGTAGCTGTAAATGCGGGAGTGAGTCTACCAGCTCCAGGCGAACTGGGCATAGAAGGAAAAGCGGCCCAATTCGAAGAAGTGGGCTAACGTTCTTAGCGAGCGATGAGGTGTGATGGATTACCAACGAAAGATTCGCTGCAATGACGGTATTCGCTAAGGAATGCGCGTGCTTGGCTTCCTTCCATGGCCGCAATCGCAATGGAATTTCGACACCAACAAGCGTAGGGAACGGGGAGGGAGACCAACAATGGCCAAGAAGACGCTCACAGATGCCTTCGGCGGCAAGATCACCACCCTGGAAGAACAGCGCGCGATTTGGCTCGATGCCCTGCACGAAGACGCCATCTGGGAGGGCCCGACGTTTGAGATCCCGGTGACGATGATCGGGCGGGAAGCGGTGAGCCGGTTTATGGAATTCCTGTTGAGCGTGGTCCCGCGCTTCAGCACGAAACCGGTAGCGGTTTATCCCACCGCCGATCCGGATACGATCATTCTGGAGGCGTCGGGCGGCGGCGAGACCGTTGACGGAGGCCGCTATTCACAGCGCTATTTCACGATGGTCACCACCAGAAATGGTCAGGCTTTCCGAATGCGCGAATACGTCAACCCCTTCCAGACCTACAAAAGCTTCGGGAAAGAACGGTGGGAGCGGGTAATCGCTGAGATCGCGGCCAAACACAACAGATCCTGGCCCCCATCCCAGGCACCGGACCCGATCGTGCTGCCGCCATTGAAGTAAAACGCCGTGCAGTGTGCCGCACCGAAATCGAGCGAGGATCGCTTGGGCTACAAGTGTTCCACATCTGCTCGGTCTTGCCATTCTTGCTCTGACTTTTAGGAAACCTACGTCTGATCAGAACATGTAAGTGATGCCGACGTTGGAAAATGCCACGTTGCCCGCTGGACCTGTGTCCTCGAGAAAGCCTCCAGTGATAAAGCCTGCCAGGTTGAGAGCGATAGTCGTATGCGCATCGAGCGCCCAGTCCAGTTCAAAATTTGCTTGATTGCCGATGTACCTTGCCCTACTGCCGCCGCTGGGCCGCAGGAGAGCGCCCCCGATAGCGTAGACACCGTCATTGAGACTCTCTCGCCAAAACCATCCCCAGTCGAAGTCGCAAGTTAAGTTCTGAAGGAGAGTCAGCATGAGGACTGGATGCACATCGAAGAGGTTGTAAGGCCCGAACATAGTCAGCTTCGGTCCAAAGTAGGCGCCCCGGGGGAATAGAGGATTGAAGGTGTTGAGGGTCCCGCCCTTGGAATTTTGTGCCCCACTGGCAACATCAGCACGCAGGGCAAGCCTGGGCAGAAAGTGCGCCGGAAAGGTGAAGCCCGTTTCGCTGGCCACGGTCCATGCGCTGATAGCGTTACTCCCGAACGATCCCACTTGGTATACAAGCTCCCAGTTGTAGTCCAAGCCAGGACTAAAGGGCGCGCCAGGTTGGTGATTGAACAATCGAGTTCCCAAGCTATTGCGAATTTCACGGCCACTGCCCGACTCATAGTAGGCGCGCGTTGTATCAATTCCGAGATAGTAGAGATCGGCTTCTCCAGTCCGATCGACCAGAGGTAGCGGGACGGTCCCGTATGCGCCCCAGAATGTCTGCTGGAGACTCGGACCATCGTCGAAAGTTCCGGTGTTCTCGTTAGTTGGTTTGACGCCGAACACCTCCAACCGAAGTGTCTCCGTTTTCGCGATGAGCCGGGCGCCGTAGAAGCTGGACTTCACGTTAACGCCCTCGTTGTTGTCCACGAGTCTACCAGTGCCATATACCAATTCTTGTTGGCCGAGCCGCACGGTGATTGATCGCACGTCGTCGAGTCCAGTGCTGACGTCAACGAATGCCTCATGGAAGTCGCCTTGGTCCTCGTCGATATGGGGACGGGGGCCCGCATTGTTGCCCATCTCTTTCGCGTATTGAAAAGCACTATATATACGGAAATGAGACCCGAGAGTTACGCCCACCGCAGGAATGACACGTTGAAGCCAATAACCACTGATGGTTTGAGGGCCTTTACCCCATATTTCATTCTGGAACCATTCATATTCGGAACGGTTTTCCAACCAGTAAGTTAGATAGTAATCCCCGTTTTGATTTAGCGGCTGGTACTTTAGTGGATCCCACGGATCCGTGCGGTATGCAGGATTAGCGAGAAAGGAAAAGTCTTCGTCAGCCTGATTAACGGGCGTCAGCACGGGTCGGACGGGATTGGGCGGTGGTCCGGGGGGCATTGGCTGAGGCGTCTGAGCCCAGGCGCAGGTGGAGAACCCG
Protein-coding regions in this window:
- a CDS encoding CmcJ/NvfI family oxidoreductase, giving the protein MSLDRDGDAGTTAATKDALELIAAGEGQAVIDMIDKAPPGPIETKWGVGFRSSSECLEYIRANNIKAPEGGVALPLRYTVYERPSYSIVSSNALWRDPAREAEAKALRKEEQQIGRRSLYFPQVLRDARRIEEYYPGLSPTSPACMDKLGVALGYCESKCKNFYDAAEVERVFYPEVEKLLLEFFPGATDALVYNHDVFDKDYQGDRREDQDKKNPGVNANYAYLVHNDLNDNSGRVRCRELLTKNLRNFGREQHYTEEQADAKMSRRFTSINLAKPMETVRQNPFVLCAWPSFADQPYITNYRIYDDRVGETTRFTYRANHEWYWFPQQKPTEVSMLKCYDSVTDGSVSRWSFHSACIDPTAPEDAPCRKNVVVRSFVFF
- a CDS encoding nuclear transport factor 2 family protein, with the translated sequence MAKKTLTDAFGGKITTLEEQRAIWLDALHEDAIWEGPTFEIPVTMIGREAVSRFMEFLLSVVPRFSTKPVAVYPTADPDTIILEASGGGETVDGGRYSQRYFTMVTTRNGQAFRMREYVNPFQTYKSFGKERWERVIAEIAAKHNRSWPPSQAPDPIVLPPLK
- a CDS encoding alginate export family protein, which gives rise to MPPGPPPNPVRPVLTPVNQADEDFSFLANPAYRTDPWDPLKYQPLNQNGDYYLTYWLENRSEYEWFQNEIWGKGPQTISGYWLQRVIPAVGVTLGSHFRIYSAFQYAKEMGNNAGPRPHIDEDQGDFHEAFVDVSTGLDDVRSITVRLGQQELVYGTGRLVDNNEGVNVKSSFYGARLIAKTETLRLEVFGVKPTNENTGTFDDGPSLQQTFWGAYGTVPLPLVDRTGEADLYYLGIDTTRAYYESGSGREIRNSLGTRLFNHQPGAPFSPGLDYNWELVYQVGSFGSNAISAWTVASETGFTFPAHFLPRLALRADVASGAQNSKGGTLNTFNPLFPRGAYFGPKLTMFGPYNLFDVHPVLMLTLLQNLTCDFDWGWFWRESLNDGVYAIGGALLRPSGGSRARYIGNQANFELDWALDAHTTIALNLAGFITGGFLEDTGPAGNVAFSNVGITYMF